In Peptostreptococcus equinus, the DNA window GTATGGCTCCATGTGACAATATAATAGGTACAGTGGTATCCGTTAAACCTTTAAGGATAAAGATTACTGAAAAAATAACTTTGGAAAAAGTAAACCTACTTAAGCTAAAATCTGATTATATATTAAACTCTACAGTGGTACTAAGTAGATGCCAGGGTGGAGACAAATATGTAATATTAGGGGAGTTGATAGAATGATACCTAACACTGGAATGGAGCAAGAAGAGTTTGAAGCACTAATTGAAATGGTAGAAAAAAAGAAATATAGTAATAAAGATTTTAAAGTGGTTGATAATAGAATAGTAGGCATAGTAGATGGTATTGAAGAGTTAAAACAGACCATCTTTTTTATTTTATCAATAGAAAAATATCAATCACTTACAGTAAGTGAAAATACTGGAGTAGGGTTTTGGAATTTGTATGGTGATGATATTAATTTAGTAATGATAAATCTAAAATCAATTATTACTGATGCACTTCTTAATGATGATAGGATAGAAGAAATAACAGAATTTATCATAGAAAAAATTAAAAGAAATACACTTAAGATAGAAATTACTGTAAAAAGTAATATATCTGAAGAATTAATTGAGATAGAAAGAGAGGTGGATATTGGATAATGAATGACAGAAATTTTGAATTTGGATATGTGATGAATAGGATATTAGGTAACATACCAGATGAATATGACAAAAGAGAAACCTCTTTAATTTATCAATCAGCGGCAATGATTATTCCTGAACTTACAGTAATAAGACATGAAATAAGAATGCTTGAAGATGAAGCTTTTCCAGATACATGCTCGTATTTCACACTTCAAAGGTTTGCAAAAAATAGGAATATGGAGCTTAGAGAACCTACAAAAGGTGTGGTAATAGCAGAATTTAATAAAGAAGTAGAGATAGGTACAAGATTTAATCACGAACAAAGAAATTATGCAGTTAGTGAACTAATTGACCTATCTCTTTTTAAATACAGACTAATTGCTGAAGAAGTAGGGCATATAGAATCAATTGGAGAATTAACTCCAATTCAAGATATCTATGGCCTTGAAAAAGCAGTTATTACTAAAATTGAGGTTGATGGAAGAGATGAAGAATCAGAAGAGGATCTAAGGAATAGATTTTTTGAAAATATATCAAATCCAGCCTTTGGTGGTAATAGGGCAGACTATAAAGAAAAGATTTTAGGCATGGATAATATAGGTGCAGTAAGGTTATTTAGAAGAAAGGTGTCGAGTGATGGATCAACAAAAATTGAAGCAGTTATTTTGGATACATCTTATAAGGATGCATCACCTGAATTGGTTAAGATAGTGCAAAATGCACTTACCCCTACCCAAGATGGTGAGGGTCTAGGAATAGCGCCTATAGATCACTTTGTTACAGTGCTTGCCCCTACTAAACAGTCATTAACTATAAAGACTAATCTTACACTAGATCCATTAGTTAGTGATGTAACTCAAGATATTACAAGTGCTATAGAAGAGTACTTGCAAGATTTAAGACAACAGTTTGGTGAATTTGATTTATCTACAGGTAAATATTCAACTGTAGTTAGAATATCAAGAATAGAAAATAGATTGTTAGATGTTTCTGGGGTAATAGATGTGTTTGGGACAAAGATAAATGGTTTAAACTCCAATGTTGTAATAGATGATAAAAGTATTCCAGTATTAGGTGGTGTTAGTTATGTTAGGGTCTAGTACAGAATATATACCAACATGTATTGAGTATATACCTAGTGTATATGCTGAAATAGAAGAATTTAAAGCTTTATCTAAAGCATATGATATTGAGTGCAAGCTTTTGATGGATGATTTTGAGGGTGTATCAAATAACTATTTTTTAGATACACTAAATGAATCTGGGTGCAGTAGATGGGAAAGATTTCTTAGAATGGATGTGAATTCAAACTACTCACTTGAAGATAGAAGATTCATGATTAAGTTAAAAATGCTTGGCTACACTCCATATACATATTTAAGGCTAAAAGAAATACTGGATGGTATGTGCGGAACTACAGGTTATAAGATGTACTTAAACCCGGTAAGCAAACATTTAGTATGTAAGGTAGATTTAGGCGTTAAATTTCAGCAAAGGGCAATAGATCTAATGCTTGAAAATATGCTACCACTTGATATAACTTTCAATACTGAATTACTTTATAATACTAGTCAAACTTTATCTAACTTTACTCATGAACAATTATCTAATTATACACACCAACATTTAAAAGAGGAGGTGATTAAGTAGTGGGAACAACTACAAAAAACTTAGGTCTTACAAAAGACTACTCAACAGATCACTATGATGTAGGAAGAGTTAATGCGAATAGCGATAAAATAGATACAGCAATAGGTAACTATACTGGCAGTGCACCAGATACATATAGTACAACTATAGATGGTGATAAATCACTATCTAATTATATTAAGTTTATCTGGGCAAAGTTAAAGCAAGCTATTTCAGATTTGGCAAATTTAACAAAAAACTTTGATAGCTTTAAGAGTGAAACACAAACAAGTTTATCTAATAAAGCTAGTTTAAGTGTTGCAAGTAGAACAT includes these proteins:
- a CDS encoding DUF2577 family protein, whose product is MANLLQLIKKASAETFYSMAPCDNIIGTVVSVKPLRIKITEKITLEKVNLLKLKSDYILNSTVVLSRCQGGDKYVILGELIE
- a CDS encoding DUF2634 domain-containing protein, whose protein sequence is MIPNTGMEQEEFEALIEMVEKKKYSNKDFKVVDNRIVGIVDGIEELKQTIFFILSIEKYQSLTVSENTGVGFWNLYGDDINLVMINLKSIITDALLNDDRIEEITEFIIEKIKRNTLKIEITVKSNISEELIEIEREVDIG
- a CDS encoding baseplate J/gp47 family protein, whose product is MNDRNFEFGYVMNRILGNIPDEYDKRETSLIYQSAAMIIPELTVIRHEIRMLEDEAFPDTCSYFTLQRFAKNRNMELREPTKGVVIAEFNKEVEIGTRFNHEQRNYAVSELIDLSLFKYRLIAEEVGHIESIGELTPIQDIYGLEKAVITKIEVDGRDEESEEDLRNRFFENISNPAFGGNRADYKEKILGMDNIGAVRLFRRKVSSDGSTKIEAVILDTSYKDASPELVKIVQNALTPTQDGEGLGIAPIDHFVTVLAPTKQSLTIKTNLTLDPLVSDVTQDITSAIEEYLQDLRQQFGEFDLSTGKYSTVVRISRIENRLLDVSGVIDVFGTKINGLNSNVVIDDKSIPVLGGVSYVRV
- a CDS encoding putative phage tail protein encodes the protein MLGSSTEYIPTCIEYIPSVYAEIEEFKALSKAYDIECKLLMDDFEGVSNNYFLDTLNESGCSRWERFLRMDVNSNYSLEDRRFMIKLKMLGYTPYTYLRLKEILDGMCGTTGYKMYLNPVSKHLVCKVDLGVKFQQRAIDLMLENMLPLDITFNTELLYNTSQTLSNFTHEQLSNYTHQHLKEEVIK